The Candidatus Dormiibacterota bacterium genomic sequence GACGCCCGGCCCCGCGGTCCACGCCGAGGTCTGAGATCGGCCTCCCCTGGTAGGCTGGCCCCCAGCATGTCCACGGCGCCGCCCCGTCCGGGTCAGCCGCCGGGCGCCCCCACCCCCCCGGCCCGCCGGCCGCTGTGGCGGTCGTCGCGGTGGTGGATTCTCGTCGGCGTGGTCCTCGTCGCCAACATCCTCATCGCCAACTTCGGCCCCGGCCAGAACTCGGTCCACCGGGTGACCATCCCCTACTCCACCTTCAAGGACGAGGTGCAGAAGGACAACGTGGTCAGCGTGACCGGCACCGGCGAGTCCATCGACGGCAAGGCGAAGAAGGCGGTCGGCGCCCCGGGCAGCAGCGACAGGTCCGTCGACTTCCACACCGAGCGACCCGCCTTCGCCAGCGGGCCCAACGGCGACAACCTCGAGCTGCTGCTCGAGCAGCACCACGTGCAGGTGAGCGCCAACCCGGCGAGCAGCAGCACCCTGCTCACCGTCCTGGTCAGCTTCGGCCCGACCCTGCTCTTCCTGGGTCTCTTCCTGCTCATCATCCGGCGCAGCTCCGGCGGCGGCGCCGGCGGGGTCTTCGGCCTGGGCAAGAGCAAGGCCCGGCTCTACGACCCGGAGCGGCCGCGCACCACCTTCGCCGACGTCGCCGGCATCGAGGAGGCCAAGCAGGAGCTGGAGGAGGTGGTCGACTTCCTCCGCGAGCCGGCCAAGTACCAGCGCCTCGGCGGCACCATCCCCAAGGGCGTGCTCCTGGTCGGCGCCCCGGGCACCGGCAAGACCCTGCTCGCCCGCGCCGTCGCCGGCGAGGCCGGGGTGGCGTTCTTCTCGATCTCCGCCTCCGAGTTCGTCGAGATGATCGTCGGGGTCGGCGCCTCCCGGGTCCGCGACCTCTTCGCCAAGGCGCGCGCCGCCGCCCCCTCGATCATCTTCATCGACGAGCTCGACGCCATCGGCCGCAGCCGCGCCTCGGGGATGCGGCTGGGCGGCACCGACGAGCAGGAGCAGACCCTCAACCAGATCCTCACCGAGATGGACGGCTTCGACTCCCGCGAGGGGGTGGTCGTCCTCGCCGCCACCAACCGCGCCGATGTCCTCGACCCCGCACTGCTGCGGCCGGGCCGCTTCGACCGGCGGGTCGTGGTGCAGCCGCCCGACCGGGCGGGGCGGGCCGCCATCCTGCGCATCCACACCCGTGAGGTGCCCCTCGCCCCCGACGTCGACCTCGACGCCATCGCCGCCATGACCACCGGGCTGGTGGGCGCCGAGCTGCGCAACCTGGTCAACGAGGCGGCCCTGCTCGCCGCCCGGCTCGGCCGCGACGCGGTCACCCGGCAGGACTTCAGCAACGCCCTGGAGAAGATCATCCTCGGCGCCGCCCGCCACATCGTGCTCACCCCCAAGGACCGCGAGCGCACCGCCGTCCACGAGTCCGG encodes the following:
- the ftsH gene encoding ATP-dependent zinc metalloprotease FtsH, with the translated sequence MSTAPPRPGQPPGAPTPPARRPLWRSSRWWILVGVVLVANILIANFGPGQNSVHRVTIPYSTFKDEVQKDNVVSVTGTGESIDGKAKKAVGAPGSSDRSVDFHTERPAFASGPNGDNLELLLEQHHVQVSANPASSSTLLTVLVSFGPTLLFLGLFLLIIRRSSGGGAGGVFGLGKSKARLYDPERPRTTFADVAGIEEAKQELEEVVDFLREPAKYQRLGGTIPKGVLLVGAPGTGKTLLARAVAGEAGVAFFSISASEFVEMIVGVGASRVRDLFAKARAAAPSIIFIDELDAIGRSRASGMRLGGTDEQEQTLNQILTEMDGFDSREGVVVLAATNRADVLDPALLRPGRFDRRVVVQPPDRAGRAAILRIHTREVPLAPDVDLDAIAAMTTGLVGAELRNLVNEAALLAARLGRDAVTRQDFSNALEKIILGAARHIVLTPKDRERTAVHESGHALLALLIPGTDPVRKVSIVPRGMALGVTVQSPVDDRQNYPEDYLRSRITVALGGRAAEQVVYGLVTTGAENDLRQVTQIAHQMVARWGMSDRVGPLNFGDDDEAGRPFGGPRPYSETTAEIIDSEVRLIVEQCFDQACALLNEHRWRLDELTRALVEEDSIDEDEVLRVAGLRRDPDGSVVVVVSAPPVRAAAGG